In a single window of the Deltaproteobacteria bacterium genome:
- a CDS encoding nucleotidyl transferase AbiEii/AbiGii toxin family protein — protein MRPLRTRLLEERARSDTPWEVLERDYLLSWLLAGIAEKPALRDNLVFKGGTALKKCYFGEYRFSEDLDFSSLEGTPVGEEMEYLVEEACGQSQVFLPRFEGMDG, from the coding sequence ATGAGGCCGCTGCGTACACGCCTTCTGGAAGAACGGGCGCGCTCGGACACTCCATGGGAGGTCCTTGAAAGGGACTACCTGTTGTCATGGCTTCTTGCCGGGATCGCTGAGAAGCCCGCGCTCAGAGACAACCTCGTCTTCAAGGGTGGAACCGCCCTCAAGAAGTGCTACTTCGGCGAGTATCGTTTCTCCGAGGATCTGGACTTCTCGAGTCTCGAAGGGACTCCCGTAGGCGAGGAAATGGAGTACTTGGTAGAGGAGGCATGTGGGCAGAGTCAAGTTTTTCTCCCGAGATTCGAAGGAATGGACGGATGA